The proteins below are encoded in one region of Belonocnema kinseyi isolate 2016_QV_RU_SX_M_011 chromosome 5, B_treatae_v1, whole genome shotgun sequence:
- the LOC117173042 gene encoding uncharacterized protein LOC117173042, protein MFGLNWLKPILRRKMKPIPQDRAKKALSTLTLTYVFLGWNFVSLLLYLTWKKSIPEGPEKVRKYAEVLNIDHAHVIKFSGLSKVSEYNIDRTEEVMQDTKRRRMVTDLHPPVNRQTQGLESENITEESSTSF, encoded by the exons ATGTTTGGATTGAATTGGTTAAAACCGATACTCAGAAGAAAAATGAAACCTATTCCACAAGATAGGGCTAAAAAGGCGCTCAGTACTTTAACCTTGACCTACGTATTTTTAGGATGGAATTTTGTATCATTACTATTGTATTTAACTTGGAAAAAGTCGATTCCTGAGGGCCCAGAAAAAG taagaaaatatGCAGAAGTATTGAACATAGATCACGCCCATGTCATTAAATTTTCTGGATTGAGTAAGGTATCAGAGTATAACATAGACAGAACAGAAGAAGTTATGCAAGATACAAAGAGGAGAAGAATGGTTACGGATTTGCATCCCCCAGTCAATAGGCAAACTCAAGGACTCGAGAGTGAAAACATCACAGAGGAATCGAgtacaagtttttaa